The genomic segment TACTTTGAACACATACAATGAAAAGATACTCTCATCATATcggggtttggggggtttttttggtatttgCTATGTGTCTTGCTGAACCAGATGTGCAGTTTTCTTGTGGCATTTGCTAAGGCTGAGAAGGTACGTGTCAGCATCACATAGTGCCCTACATGTTCATTCCACACTAAAGTTGCTGAAAAGTAATGGTATTTGGGCTTCTAAATCAGTttgtgtgcttttgaaaatcctagGCTTCTCCGCTACCAAGCGGCAAGAACCCAAGGCTGGCTACTACTTAACAGGACTGTATCGCACCATTTTATTCAGCCTAAACTTCAGACCCCGATAGTCCTTTTTAACATCCACACTTCTCTTTTGCAATTACAATTCTTAGTTCTCATCTCTTTGTGGTTTCCAGTCTCAAGGTGGTGGCAACTCactcttttcctttgtgttttccagTTTCACTACTACTACAACCCAAATTTTAGAAGACATTTTCTGCATCTGCTCGTGAAGTGTAAGCAAAGCTTTgatccaaaaaacccaccagcaaACACCAAATTTTCACCGGACCCGGCTTTGCATGCACACCACcggaaaagaaaaccagatgtTGAGCTTGCGTGGGAAACCACTTCTGAGGAGGAGAGCGGTCCGTTCACAGCAGCTCCGAGGGAGAACATGCACATCTCTGCACCCAGGAAGACCGCACCTGCCAAGCGACGTGCCGAGGCAGCGACCCAAGTCAGACGTGCCTCTGCATCTGCAGACCCCGCGGCAGCAGTaggcagggagcagctccaTCCTCCGGCCCCTGCCCTTTTgttgcagcactgcagccccGGCCTGGCTGGCGCCCAGGGCGCTGCTtctgctgccgctgccgcttTGCCATGCCATGCCGGCCATGCCCAGCAGTCACTTTCTGCCAGGGCCGGCGGCAGCCGCTGCTCTGTCTGTGCCAAGGCCACCTTGGGGCCCAACTCCACCGTAACTCCACCGTACCGCCGCTGCCCGACTGGCACTTGTGGTCCTAACAGCGGAGCTGCAGGTGATGGCCTTGGACCCCAGTCCGGGGCATGCTGGGTGCCTTCCACAGCTCTCCTGGAAATTGTGTAGTCCGAGGGAATAGAGTCTCCTAAGTGTTTCAATAAACTAGCTGAACACAAAGCCTCTGCCACTTGTCCTGTCCTGTTTTTATAGCCTTGCCTATGCCTGGCCTTGTGCCTTGCTCCAGAAAGTCAAAAGGATTTTCGTTGTCATGCAGAAGGGTGAATTTTGGAAAAACTCTGCCAGTGCCAAAAGTAGTGACTTCTACTTGTTACTCTTCACACTCGTCTTTAATTCAAGATCACATTTTGCAAAGCTTACTGATACTTTTCACCTTAAAcgagagaaagaaatactgtaatactcgcttcatttaattttgtacAAGCACCTTTCTCCACAGGCTGCCAGGTCACAGAGCCGTAtgctgcaggctgctccccCCATCATGTGCACATCTGGTGTACCTAACCTGCGAGTGAGGAAAATCTGGTCCTTGCTGGAAGCTCTGCATTTAGAGCGCATAACACACACCACGCACAGCAACCTCGTCCAGCAAACCTCCGCCTCTGTTTGAGAAGTCCCTAGGACCGGCCTTATCTCAGATGCTTGCTTTCTCAATGATCCCACCAATGTAAGGTTAGGAGTGGGCTGTGAGACAGATGTCACATTAATGATGGCAACCTGCTTTCAAGCACAATTTTTCTGAAGGGCCCTACAAAcgctttcttcttcctctaaTCAGAGGCATGTATCATATAACATGGTTGGATTTACTCCCGTTTTAAACTGGCCCACAATACATCAAccatatcttttaaaaaatcgCATTTCCTTATTTATATAGGAAAAATCTCGTAAACCATTAATAATTTCCAGTCATGGTCCCAAAAATTacattgtgtttattttgcctCAAAAGAGCAGTTCTTCAAAGGTATTTGTTGTTTCAAACAACTCGTTTTGCAAGGGAATCCTCAACAACTCGCTGGTATTCAAGATGCTGACTTGTGAATTCCAAGCGTGCATTcaggcaggaaaaagaagtgagGGGCAACGCCTATGCTCCTGCAGGGATCAGTTCTTCGGGGACGTCCACCTGCCACACACCTTTTTCCCCTCGGGCGGGAATCGGTTCCAGGAGCCATCTTGGATTCGAAACAACAGTCAAGTATTTCTGTTCTAGATGACTGAGgacagctttgttttccagctccagcaccttTTCAGGAGGCAAGTTTTCTGGACATAGTGATGTCTCTCCAATGTCAATTAATCCTGtattataaaatggaaatgtaacaTTAGGTGGCTCTTTGATCTCCTGGGGAAAAGCTTCCCAAAAGTAAACCTCCCAGAGGGCACAGACAACAGCTAATTTGTTACCGGAAGAACACAGCACGCAGCACACCCACCTCAAACCAGCGTCGTTCACTGCAGAAGATGGCCTCTGTGACTGAACTTAGGTTGCTGAAGAACAGGTGAAGCACGCAGCTATAATATTCACAACTCGGTGGTACAGAATTCTGTTAAAAGCAGCCTGCCTCTAAGGAGATACAGCTGCTACCACAACTCCTGAGCTGCATTTGGCCTCGAAACggcttcattaaaaataaaactctctctgctcctctcagGACACTGTTctagtaacattttaaaatcattaaactGCGGAAATTCCTGCTCTCTGGAACCCTTTTAATGTCACAAAAGGGAATTTCTGTATTGCTTCctgattaaaaatgttaaaataaagatcAAAGAAGCTTTGACACCTACTCCACAATGTAGCGTCCAATTTATGTCGAGGTTACCAATCTGCACATTACTTAGTACCTAACAATTTTCAGCACCGTAGAACTGGAACAATTTTCCGGTATGTGTGATAGAAGTATTTTGTTGTGCAGGAACAgctaaaaatattcaaaggagAAGAATGCAAGATAGATGGTGTAACAAAAGATACCTACAAGAAAAGAGTGCAAAACGAGCGCTGGCTGGCTAAAAACTTTGCAAGTATACAGTGCAGCAACAGACATTGTATTTCAGCACAAGATAAGCAAAGAAACACCACTCCATCCTGACTTTGTGTTACAGAAACAAACTTCTTCACTGCACAAATAACAAGAGCGATGGAGCATTTGTAGAACTGAAACAGGACTGGTTTATGTAATGCTCTACCATGCCATGCAAAGCACTGCAACGTCCTGACCTCACCTGACTACGAGTACTGTAAAATGGTTTCAGCAAGAGTTCCTAAgctcaaaatgcaaaaagtgtGGAACGGACATTTATGatcatgaaacaaaataatatgCCACCCACATTATCCTATCTTACTGCATGACAAGTTAGCACaaatcaattttatttcctgtacAGACTTAGAGTTGTAGCCTAAAGTTTTTAGCAGAGCGAGTGTATTTTAACAACTGAGGCCTGACTAAAATTCTTTATCCTGAGGGTCAAGAATACTTCACATTTCCaacacaatgaaaaagaatgaattttatttctgactgAATGTTAACGGCTGGAAAGTTTGCTTGGAAAATACGATCCAAGGCTGCTTACCTGCAATAACTCCTCTGCcaaatttttcccctttatccAACAAATCTTGCACTTGTTTTGGTGTCATACCAAACCTGTCCAAAAGAATTGCTCTCCATGTTTCATCTTGCCAGTCCTTAACAGCTATATGAACAGCAAGGGTGCAGTTCTTGTACTCTGCTAACACAGGCCGCCAGCGAGTCTCTACTGTCTTGACTTTGTTTAGCACTAATCCTGCGTAGGGCTGTCGGAAGGAGAGGCAACCAAATTTCATCCTTTCCTTGCATCAGAACCCGTTTATGTCCTACAAGCAAACAGACACCCCGAGATTAGTCTTCAGAAACGTGCCTGTGACCACGACACGCTACAGACCTGCCTGAGCAAGTGCCCCGAAGATCAGCATGCTGCACGGGAGCGACCTGCGCGCTGCCTCCCCAGGGGGGCGGATTTCCCACTCAGCGGGGCGCCGGGTTGCAAacgccgcccgcccgccgcgctccGGGCACAGCCCGCCCTGGGCCGGCGCTGCCCGGAACGGCCGCCTCAGCGCCGCCAGAAACCCCCCCGGCCTCGGGTGGGCCGCTGCACCGGCGGGCTGGCACCGCACGGCCGGAGGCATTGCCGGCTGCTCCCGAGGCCGGACGGGGTTGAAAAGCTCGCTCCTCAGCGGGTAggccggggccggccccggACTGACGCCATCCTCCGCCGGCCGCAGGGCCCGCGTCCCGCTCCCTCCCACGGCGATCGCTCCGCCGCCTCACGGGCATGGAGGCCCCGGGGCCGCCTCCTACCTGGCACCGCCAGCTCCGCACCCTTCCCTCCGCTcgcgcggggccggcggggcgcgCTGCCGCCTTGCTCGGGGCCGCGGGGGGAAGGCGGGTgacgggcggcggcggcgggcggccctgccgctgctgccgcccctgctgctgctgccgccgccgccgccgctgccgctcGTGGGCCGTGTCGGCTGCGCCctgcggcggcggggggcgggtTCCCGCGCTgcgcctctcccctcccctcccctccctcccctcccctccctcccctcccctcccctcccgcggCGCGTGCCCTTCGCCTGGGCCCCTCCGCGCGCGGGCCGCCCGCGGGGCGTGAGGGGAGCGGCCCGCGTGtggcggcggccggcgggctCCTTCCGCGCCCGGCTGCGCTGCCGAGGGAGCGAGGGCGGCGGCTGGCCGCGCGTATGTTCTCCTTCTGGGTTTTGTGTTGCTTCTCCCGCGACGAGGGCGGCTGTCTCACCCCCAGCTTCCCGCTGGGAAGCGAGGGCGGCGGTTAAGGCCTGGCGAAGGCTCTCCAGAGGAGCGTGGTGCCCGGGGTGTGTTTTGGTGGTTGcggaggggagaagggagctgGGAGCCGCAGGAGCGTCCGCTGCTGGGACTTCTGCGGGCCTTGGCGCTGGTGAGGGACTTTCTGCCGGTGCTCACCGTCAAAGTCCCCTGGGAGTAACATGGCAGCAGACACTCTCCGGCGTGCCCTTCCCGGCTGCAGCACGGCACTGGTGTGCACAGCTGGAGGGGCGGGCGTGCAGAGGGCCTCGCGCCTCTGGAAGTAACTAAAAGCCGTTTGGCACCTGAAAACTCGGTGGTGGTGgtgtcccaaaaatcaggattctttcagccggtgtgcaaaaaagccgattaacacacagagtcgagatatttgcgtatttcatgtctgcgcagagacGGGTGCTAGGTGGGAACTCCACACAGCTAGCAcgcctggttaacacacggtaaagcattttagacctttcgagcaacagttatcgctatttttacagtttcgcttagttaccctcgttcctattggttctcgctTGTCTCATCTCCACTgaaagtcgcagcgtcctctttttttactgcgcatgttctgtgaggaaggggcttctgttggtcgggggctctccctacctaagggtgggttttctagtatgttgattaggatagttcactcacagttcaagtagctctttgattgcccctgtgcttatcttggtatttctttacccgctgacttatggtgtcattgtatttctcttctcaaggtccctcgttaactaagtagcatcctttggttttgtttctcgcatatctccaacaattctcccctttgagacttagataaatagtccttatttaaaataagtctcacttagatattttcattctaaaacttcagtctctgggagatttcaaaattttccaaaactgctcataggttccttcccattgacatatgtctcgctggaattttttcctgtcctttatagggaagttttgaagtttgagggatttatctccctctgccgtgagcgtgcataccctgggcgattgcattagagcaatttgctttatcatgtgccaaaccttaagatacagtatgattataagcagtaaacatgttagtgataacaagatcacaacagggtgtagcatgagattaagaatgcctgttgccTTGGGTGGCCATGCGAGGagggcttcccaccacctatgttctccatctttcttcacccggtccaaaacaccatgtatttcttctgtgtcatggtgaacggtgatTAAAGccctttgtccctcttctcagGCACGTTCCAGCAACCGGTGTAGATCATTAcgttgtaaaaattttttcaccagcgtgagatccatcccaatggaagtaagcaatagatccttaactaaagtataattggattgtattagctgataagtcgtaaccggagctgaatagttgacATCACgtcctataatgttagtaaagttacaaatgcaagtatttgagtgattatttatcccgacagtaatattatctacaactataaaattacatagagttcttatacacacacatcctttcccaatataTATAAGTACAGTTCTAGGGATTTCTTTTGCATGTATctcgaagtgacaaacattttgcccagcgtcaagacaaatgtcttgagctttgatggtattacttcTGCAAATACATCCCTGTTGTCCCCGTACCACACATGCATCAACTTTAACAGTCTGCCATCTGTTATTGTCTCGTTGGGCCCATACTTGATGCTCTAACGGATAGAGTACAGTCCCGTTGTGATTTAAGCCTAACGCGATGATCGGGCAGATggtttttactgatgcattctgtatggtgacgacaaaggccgtggctttgttatggataggattgtgagtgaaattgcccagataccaccatgactggaattctctttcaaatgcagttgccttttcccagatgGTTTTccgaatttcagtaggtaaggtgccatcttcaccttctcttacaattgctgctattgtatattgcacccacagttgagctTGGATGCAACTAATAGCTagtgaaatattattttgggctataccaagtgcatctatgattaattggtggtccttttcattaaccctttcccattgaggcaatatatcagacaacagccattgatgagttcctaaagctgacagggaggattGCAATGGACGTTCTAggtttttttagatcatgtgtggctgtactgagtttgtctgcaagtacttcagcatctatgctgtttaagactcccaGTCCCGTCCCTAGGATACCAGTTACATCtctttttactcgatttggaagggtaagagaccCCCCATGTAACCAcgctaaccatcctgtataggatGTACTTatgaatggtgaacaggctggtttaactgcagagatattaatctgcattgatagttctacccgtttgagggaccacgatggattaaacaaaagtcgttgttgtccaacccttttaacgaCATATGGTCCACCTCTCGTCAtctggggggttatttcctttagtaatatcctaattacttcccgAGCCCTATTGTTGCgacaagggaaagtctcaggccATCCGGAAAACGTATCGACTGGAACAAGGAGATACTTACATTGTTCACATTTTGgcaattcagagaaatctatttgccagtattccctaggggttattcctctttttacgtcacctgctggcggctttctttgtattttgggattatTTACACAAGTTTAATCTCTTTACTAtgatatctgcatttgtctgcattttttggCCCGTATCTCTTAACACCGCTTATCATAGCATcagctcccatgtgagtttcttcacgtagtttcttgaggagagcttccgtcatgttcttttaatttcatcaaaactactccgacactctggagtccattcTAACAACTTCCCACAAGGCCCTTTGTGGCCGCGTATAAGGGTTTGGTTTTAAGTCCgaaattggggatccatatccagcagaatctggctattcccagaaagtttagcaggcttactgtggcttccgtacaagtctgttctgtatctgctccaattaagatctcgtccacatactgtaagagagtaacattatcattattagtttgccattgttctaattctttggccagtacTTCACCGAACAAAGcgggactatttttaaatccctggggaagaacggtccaacacagtcgtcctttccttccagtagtcggattctcccattcaaaagcaACGAGTGTTTGACTCTCTTCATtcactggaatgcagaaggcagcatcttttaggtccaacgctgtaaaataggcattgtttttgGGTACAGAtgctaacaaagtataagggttaGACACCAtaggatgtatgtctttggttatccgatttatagccctcaagtcctgcaccAGTcggtaatcctgggagtgaggctttctcaccagtaaaatcggtgtattgtattcagattgacattctctgagcagtccatattgaataaaggaatttatcagggcttcgaggcccttgcgagcttccagcctaataggatattgatgcacccttactggttttgccccctctgttagttctactttaatcggactcacgttttttgctttacctgggtttttagaagcccataccaggggaattaccacatttaatacagcatctggaatattctcttcaatttcttccgatgtttcatctgtcagcaagcagatctgagctctccaggtgGTTTCAGGCaggatatggagctgtacagcattcttagaaaaggttactggtgcatttagtttgcataataaatctcgCCCCAAaaaaggtagggggcattctggcatgtatacAAACtcttgaattaatttagctcccccaaTTGGGCATTCCATTGGTTCCaaaaatggccttaatgttctttttcccgttgccccaacaataggtatagttactttacttagaggtcctttacaagtggtgactactgaatgagtagACCCACTGTCAATTTTCCTccggaccctgccttacctcataaagctGAGACACATTCTTCGGcttaggcactccatgctgaaccccgtatagtatcagctgctggtactgcttcagttgagccctcGTTTCCCCCCCATTAGGATCCCcttctgggtcccttttagtaggtaggaactcctcagaatcttctggcctgtttctccttcccccttcttccctggccctttcaatcaccattctcttttcctctgccgcaaagaatgtatttagcagagcctgtatatctccccagttgggattatgtgtgAACATTATAGcttctaatagttgatgtactccctcagggtttcccttagaggatccaacagattgtttccaatttaacaggccagaggtagtgaacggaacaggtataaaaaccagcagtctATCCGGTCCCACcgcctgtctcaggggagcctgtacaactggttcagcatgccctctagtccggctgaaaatggggctaaaattctcattgcccgattgtaaattaggatcgattggcaaTTGTCCAGCACTACTTTTGTATagtggtggggctgtcgggactaacagttgcacatcctcctgctcttctccccctgccatCTTTCTATCaatcatcacagcctatgcaacaaccactctcctttttctcagaagctgtatacatcactaggtcagtctttagcttacatttttcccgcatatcagattttctgtacaaagtcataaaggcacCAACATAAGGTACTTCgtcccatttccccatccaacggCAAGACGACACCAATTGTCATATAGCATTATAGTTTACcaatccattttctggccagacctcatcGTTACCCAATTTTATAATTCAGCCACCATGGATTACAGtatc from the Gymnogyps californianus isolate 813 chromosome 9, ASM1813914v2, whole genome shotgun sequence genome contains:
- the LOC127019607 gene encoding protein EOLA1-like; this translates as MKFGCLSFRQPYAGLVLNKVKTVETRWRPVLAEYKNCTLAVHIAVKDWQDETWRAILLDRFGMTPKQVQDLLDKGEKFGRGVIAGLIDIGETSLCPENLPPEKVLELENKAVLSHLEQKYLTVVSNPRWLLEPIPARGEKGVWQVDVPEELIPAGA
- the LOC127019602 gene encoding heat shock transcription factor, Y-linked-like, producing the protein MELSSLETSCDSVLAKGVDSSGLTTSLHPARGTRAATDAAFGPLIEERSLQTLTEQRCSKKERLTSSEESSSEGGAFTRLSFLKKLWDIVESHLFESIWWGDNGKCVVIHERLFEEEVLARRGHLRIFEIESMKSFTHRLHLYGFTRKLPDFPKSGSRNDLLAEETAREFHYYYNPNFRRHFLHLLVKCKQSFDPKNPPANTKFSPDPALHAHHRKRKPDVELAWETTSEEESGPFTAAPRENMHISAPRKTAPAKRRAEAATQVRRASASADPAAAVGREQLHPPAPALLLQHCSPGLAGAQGAASAAAAALPCHAGHAQQSLSARAGGSRCSVCAKATLGPNSTVTPPYRRCPTGTCGPNSGAAGDGLGPQSGACWVPSTALLEIV